One Marinibacterium anthonyi genomic region harbors:
- a CDS encoding homoprotocatechuate degradation operon regulator, HpaR, producing MDDSDSFELSTFTPFLLNQAAEAQSDVFSANYRSRYGMLRTEWRVLFHLGRNKSLTAKEISERASIHKTKVSRAVRALEEKRFLTRTVSSDDRRSERLSLRPPGQEAFRVLTRAARDYEASLEKRLGKRDARKLRQLLQKLAVSQSTQA from the coding sequence ATGGATGACAGCGACAGCTTTGAACTTTCGACCTTCACGCCCTTCCTTCTGAACCAGGCGGCGGAAGCGCAAAGCGATGTTTTTTCAGCGAATTATCGAAGCCGATACGGGATGCTGCGCACCGAATGGCGCGTGCTGTTCCACCTTGGCCGCAACAAGAGCCTGACCGCCAAGGAGATTTCCGAACGCGCGTCGATCCACAAAACCAAGGTCTCGCGCGCTGTCCGCGCGCTGGAAGAGAAACGATTCCTGACCCGCACCGTCAGCTCGGACGACCGCCGCAGCGAACGCCTTTCCCTGCGCCCCCCGGGGCAAGAAGCCTTCCGTGTCCTGACCCGTGCAGCGCGCGACTACGAGGCATCGCTGGAAAAGCGCCTTGGCAAACGGGATGCGCGCAAGCTCCGGCAATTGCTCCAGAAACTTGCAGTGTCGCAGTCCACGCAGGCGTGA
- the hmgA gene encoding Homogentisate 1,2-dioxygenase encodes MNDLSKISGLTRAAGISALHEGYMPGFGNDFETEALPGALPEGMNSPQKCAYGLYGEQLSGTAFTAPSHQNERTWCYRIRPSVKHSARYQKIDMPYWQSAPNVDPDVISLGQYRWDPVPHTDAALTWLTGMRTMTTAGDVHTQVGMAAHVYLVTQSMKDAYFYSADSELLVVPQEGRLRFCTELGVIDLAPQEIAILPRGLVYRVELVDGPARGFVCENYGQKFDLPGRGPIGANCMANRRDFKTPVAAFEDRDVPSTVTIKWQGQFHETRIGHSPLDVVAWHGNYAPVKYDLSTYCPVGAILFDHPDPSIFTVLTAPSGVEGTANIDFVLFRERWMVAENTFRPPWYHKNVMSELMGNIYGEYDAKPQGFVPGGMSLHNMMLPHGPDNDAFEKATFAELGAQKLDNTMSFMFETRFPQHLTRFAATEAPLQDDYIDCWDSLKKRFDGTPEGNWE; translated from the coding sequence ATGAACGATCTTAGCAAGATTTCGGGTCTGACCCGCGCCGCTGGCATCAGCGCGCTGCACGAAGGCTACATGCCCGGGTTCGGCAATGATTTCGAAACCGAGGCACTGCCCGGCGCGCTGCCGGAAGGGATGAACAGCCCGCAGAAATGCGCCTATGGCCTGTATGGCGAGCAGCTGTCCGGCACCGCCTTCACCGCGCCGAGCCATCAGAACGAACGGACCTGGTGCTATCGCATCCGCCCTTCGGTGAAGCATTCCGCGCGCTACCAGAAGATCGACATGCCCTATTGGCAATCGGCGCCCAATGTCGATCCGGACGTGATCAGCCTGGGGCAATACCGCTGGGACCCGGTGCCCCATACCGACGCCGCGCTGACCTGGCTGACGGGGATGCGGACCATGACCACCGCGGGGGATGTCCATACCCAGGTGGGGATGGCGGCGCATGTCTACCTGGTCACGCAGTCGATGAAGGATGCGTATTTCTATTCCGCCGACAGCGAATTGCTGGTGGTGCCGCAGGAAGGGCGTCTGCGGTTTTGCACCGAACTTGGGGTCATCGACCTGGCCCCGCAGGAAATCGCGATCCTGCCGCGTGGCCTTGTCTACCGGGTGGAACTGGTGGACGGACCGGCGCGGGGCTTTGTCTGCGAAAACTACGGGCAGAAATTCGACCTGCCGGGGCGCGGGCCGATCGGGGCCAATTGCATGGCCAACCGCCGCGATTTCAAGACGCCGGTGGCGGCTTTCGAGGACCGCGATGTGCCCTCGACCGTCACGATCAAGTGGCAGGGTCAGTTCCACGAAACCAGGATCGGCCATTCGCCGCTGGACGTGGTGGCCTGGCACGGCAATTACGCCCCGGTGAAATACGATCTGAGCACCTATTGCCCGGTGGGCGCGATCCTGTTCGATCACCCCGATCCGTCGATCTTTACCGTGCTGACCGCGCCTTCGGGCGTTGAAGGAACGGCGAACATCGATTTCGTGCTGTTCCGCGAACGCTGGATGGTGGCCGAGAACACCTTTCGCCCGCCCTGGTACCACAAGAACGTCATGTCCGAACTGATGGGCAACATCTATGGCGAATACGACGCCAAGCCGCAGGGCTTCGTGCCCGGTGGCATGAGCCTGCACAACATGATGCTGCCGCACGGGCCGGACAACGACGCCTTTGAAAAGGCGACCTTTGCCGAGCTGGGCGCGCAGAAGCTCGACAATACCATGTCGTTCATGTTCGAAACGCGCTTTCCCCAGCACCTGACCCGGTTCGCCGCCACCGAGGCGCCGCTTCAGGACGATTACATCGACTGCTGGGACAGCCTGAAGAAACGCTTTGACGGCACGCCGGAAGGCAACTGGGAATAA